The following are encoded in a window of Flavobacteriales bacterium genomic DNA:
- a CDS encoding T9SS type A sorting domain-containing protein → MTHGRLLFTPALAMGIAAAATAQNWTATDINGVQHNLQSYLNQGKTVLVDLSAHWCGPCWQWHTGGVMHELMHEFGPEGTNDLMIFFIDASTNPPSTMNLINGIGSTQGNWAAGTNYPIIGPNGQGNVVGSQYNFNAFPTLFVHCPGGGPAQTIQRSNLWQFFQNWRNMCPAPFQNGPNDATLLNDDKESCPGDPINTILYNAGTSPLTSATVQLKNGNTVVETINWTGSLAPHQFQNINFAATATTPMTYEAVVSSPNGQTDDNPQGNSENIQVAIAPQISGAVEVKVRTDNYGNEFYWRIVDGNGAVMGQGGNSYVANNHGTGQFPPPQTPPGTYGNNQTYTQVVNLPNVGCYTFEAYDFFGDGICCAYGQGFFEVKNLSNNQIVINGGNFGGSTKHKMLQTVTGVEENLLDEGLAIYPNPTDGLLFVNLDLRTAATVNLTLFDMLGAVVMQNAHGFGPGEQRATLDLNGLANGTYYLNILADGMTATRKVVVNR, encoded by the coding sequence ATGACACACGGAAGACTACTCTTTACGCCCGCCCTGGCCATGGGCATCGCGGCAGCCGCCACCGCGCAGAACTGGACGGCCACCGACATCAACGGTGTGCAACACAACCTCCAGAGCTACCTGAACCAGGGCAAGACCGTTCTGGTGGACCTGAGCGCCCACTGGTGCGGTCCTTGCTGGCAGTGGCACACCGGCGGCGTGATGCATGAGTTGATGCATGAATTCGGCCCGGAGGGCACCAATGATCTGATGATCTTCTTCATCGATGCCTCCACCAACCCGCCGAGCACGATGAACCTGATCAACGGCATCGGCTCCACCCAGGGCAACTGGGCAGCTGGCACCAACTACCCGATCATCGGCCCCAACGGCCAAGGCAATGTGGTGGGCAGCCAGTACAACTTCAATGCCTTCCCCACCTTGTTCGTCCACTGCCCCGGCGGCGGCCCCGCGCAGACCATCCAGCGCAGCAACCTGTGGCAGTTCTTCCAGAACTGGCGCAACATGTGCCCGGCCCCCTTCCAGAACGGCCCCAACGACGCCACCCTGCTGAACGACGACAAGGAGAGCTGCCCCGGCGACCCGATCAACACCATTCTATACAACGCCGGCACCAGCCCGCTCACCTCGGCCACCGTTCAGTTGAAGAACGGCAACACCGTGGTGGAGACCATCAACTGGACCGGCAGCCTGGCCCCGCACCAGTTCCAGAACATCAACTTCGCCGCCACGGCCACCACGCCCATGACCTATGAGGCCGTGGTCTCCAGCCCCAACGGGCAAACGGATGACAATCCGCAGGGCAACTCGGAGAACATCCAGGTGGCCATCGCGCCGCAGATCTCCGGAGCGGTGGAAGTGAAGGTGCGCACGGACAACTATGGCAACGAGTTCTACTGGCGCATCGTGGACGGCAACGGCGCCGTGATGGGCCAGGGCGGCAACTCCTATGTGGCCAATAACCACGGCACGGGCCAGTTCCCACCGCCGCAGACCCCCCCGGGCACTTACGGCAACAACCAGACGTACACGCAGGTGGTGAACCTGCCCAACGTGGGTTGCTACACCTTCGAGGCCTATGACTTCTTCGGCGATGGCATCTGCTGCGCCTACGGTCAAGGATTCTTCGAGGTGAAGAACCTGTCCAACAACCAGATCGTGATCAACGGCGGCAACTTCGGCGGCAGCACCAAGCACAAGATGCTGCAGACCGTCACCGGCGTGGAGGAGAACCTGCTGGACGAGGGGCTGGCCATCTACCCCAACCCCACCGACGGACTGCTCTTCGTGAACCTGGACCTGCGCACGGCCGCCACGGTGAACCTCACCCTGTTCGACATGCTGGGCGCGGTGGTGATGCAGAACGCCCATGGCTTCGGCCCCGGCGAGCAGCGTGCCACCCTGGACCTCAACGGCCTGGCCAACGGCACCTACTACCTGAACATCCTCGCCGATGGCATGACCGCCACGCGCAAAGTGGTCGTGAACCGCTGA
- a CDS encoding T9SS type A sorting domain-containing protein, which produces MILRYALFPLAALSLLQAAAQGIVTLTDGGGNTVNGSLIHKPLTPGYHTDTVKVYAELTGSTPKQVNVRRYEIWPVAGSQNFFCWGVCYLPVASGVNLSWDSQHPLNLNPAWTYSDFGAYYMPEGQTAVTRFRFVWYDMANPNGADSSWVDIDFGGTVGILESPLASLDMTLWPNPTAGQPVQMDYRLPGDTRNASLVVYNALGERVKTIAPLRAEGRLVLPTADLVSGIYFVNLEQGGRMLGTRRLVVTH; this is translated from the coding sequence ATGATCCTACGCTACGCCCTTTTCCCCCTTGCCGCCCTGTCGTTGCTCCAAGCCGCCGCCCAGGGCATTGTGACCCTGACCGATGGCGGGGGCAACACGGTGAACGGTTCCCTGATCCACAAGCCGCTCACGCCGGGCTACCATACGGATACGGTGAAGGTCTATGCCGAACTCACCGGATCCACACCCAAGCAGGTGAATGTGCGCCGCTATGAGATCTGGCCGGTGGCGGGTTCGCAGAACTTCTTCTGCTGGGGCGTCTGCTATCTGCCGGTGGCCTCCGGCGTCAACCTTTCATGGGATTCCCAACACCCCTTGAACCTGAACCCTGCCTGGACCTATAGCGACTTCGGAGCCTATTACATGCCGGAGGGACAGACGGCCGTGACGCGTTTCCGCTTTGTATGGTATGACATGGCCAACCCGAACGGGGCGGACAGCAGCTGGGTGGACATCGACTTCGGCGGCACGGTGGGCATTCTGGAATCCCCATTGGCCAGCCTGGACATGACGCTTTGGCCAAACCCCACAGCGGGTCAGCCGGTGCAAATGGACTACCGCCTGCCCGGCGACACGCGCAACGCCTCCCTGGTGGTATACAACGCGCTGGGCGAACGGGTGAAGACCATCGCTCCGCTGCGTGCCGAAGGGCGGTTGGTGCTTCCCACCGCCGACCTCGTCAGTGGCATCTACTTCGTGAATCTGGAGCAGGGTGGCCGCATGCTGGGCACCCGGCGCTTGGTGGTGACCCATTAA
- a CDS encoding NAD-dependent deacylase: MRRPRLVAFTGAGISAESGLRTFRDGDGLWEEYRIEDVATPEAWQRDPKLVLRFYDERRDQVLKAAPNAAHEALARLEEAFDVRIVTQNIDDLHERAGSSYVLHLHGEIRKARSTADPDLLLPVEGGILPWGATCPLGSQLRPHVVWFGEAVPLLPQAARIVGEAEVLIVVGTSLQVWPAAGLVDMAPPDCSRYLVDPKAPAWTASAIVHIKRSASEGVPWLADRLLAGEVP, from the coding sequence ATGCGGCGACCGCGTTTGGTGGCCTTCACCGGGGCCGGTATCAGTGCCGAAAGTGGCCTGCGCACCTTCCGCGACGGTGATGGCCTGTGGGAGGAATACCGGATCGAGGACGTGGCCACCCCCGAGGCCTGGCAACGCGACCCGAAGCTGGTGTTGCGTTTCTATGACGAGCGGCGCGACCAGGTCCTGAAAGCCGCGCCGAACGCGGCCCATGAGGCCCTGGCCAGGCTGGAGGAAGCCTTTGACGTCCGGATCGTCACCCAGAACATCGACGACCTGCACGAACGGGCCGGCAGCTCGTACGTGCTGCACCTCCATGGCGAGATCCGCAAGGCGCGCAGCACCGCCGACCCCGATCTGTTGCTGCCGGTGGAAGGCGGCATCCTGCCCTGGGGGGCCACATGCCCCTTGGGTTCCCAACTTCGGCCGCATGTGGTCTGGTTCGGCGAAGCGGTGCCGCTGCTTCCCCAGGCCGCACGCATCGTGGGTGAGGCAGAGGTCCTCATCGTGGTGGGCACCTCCCTGCAGGTCTGGCCTGCGGCAGGGCTGGTGGATATGGCACCACCGGACTGTTCCCGTTATCTGGTGGACCCGAAGGCCCCTGCATGGACAGCATCAGCGATCGTCCACATCAAGCGATCGGCCAGCGAGGGTGTGCCCTGGCTGGCCGATAGATTGTTGGCGGGGGAGGTCCCTTAA
- a CDS encoding Holliday junction branch migration protein RuvA translates to MIDSLNGELLLKATDHVVVECHGVGYLVHVSAMTLTRMPDRGACRVFVHYGVTVDVRSGQSEHRLHGFLRPDERAMFRRLIEVQGVSATLAMAIMGARDLAGLEEAIALGDEASFKGVKGIGPKLAQRIISELQGKAPLSTGLPSAAVAGAGNTLRAEALSALVSLGLDRAKAERSLQAVLRDHASEPPALEELIKLTLKHI, encoded by the coding sequence ATGATCGACAGCCTGAACGGTGAGCTATTGCTGAAAGCGACGGACCACGTGGTGGTGGAATGCCACGGCGTGGGTTACCTCGTGCATGTCTCCGCGATGACCTTGACGCGCATGCCCGACCGCGGCGCGTGCCGTGTGTTCGTCCATTACGGGGTCACCGTGGATGTGCGTTCGGGCCAGAGCGAACATCGACTGCACGGATTCCTGCGACCCGATGAGCGCGCCATGTTCCGGCGCCTGATCGAGGTGCAGGGCGTGAGCGCCACCCTGGCCATGGCCATCATGGGCGCACGGGACCTGGCGGGGCTGGAGGAGGCGATCGCCCTGGGCGATGAGGCGAGTTTCAAAGGGGTGAAGGGCATCGGGCCGAAGCTGGCGCAACGGATCATCAGCGAGTTGCAGGGCAAGGCGCCACTGTCCACCGGCCTGCCGTCCGCGGCGGTCGCGGGGGCGGGCAATACACTCCGGGCCGAGGCGTTATCGGCACTGGTCTCGCTCGGTCTGGACCGGGCGAAGGCCGAACGGTCCCTGCAAGCCGTTCTGCGCGACCACGCCTCGGAACCACCGGCATTGGAAGAGCTGATCAAGCTGACGCTGAAGCATATCTGA